Genomic DNA from Coffea eugenioides isolate CCC68of unplaced genomic scaffold, Ceug_1.0 ScVebR1_432;HRSCAF=1109, whole genome shotgun sequence:
GTGATTCACAGCTGATAGTGAACCAAGTAGGGGGGAGCTATGAGGTCAAAGAAGGCTCACTAAGAAAGTACGTGGCTAAAACATGTGAACTGAAGGGTCAGTTCGAGCAGTTCACGCTCGAGCAGATTCCGCGGAGCCAGAACAAGCGAGCCGACGCCCTGTCTAAGCTAGCCTCCACCTCGACTGGCTTCTCAGGTCGGGAAATACTGGTAGAGGTCGTCAGAAGTCGGGCCTATGAACAGGTAAGCGCTGCAGTCATTCAGGTAGTGAGCTCCTGGATGGATCCTATCATTCAGTATCTGGTTCGTGGGGAGCTTCCACCAAGCAGGACGGAGGCTCGCAAAATCCTCATCAAGTCACAGAAGTACGCACTCACACATGGAATTTTGTACAGGAAATCTTACTTGCAGCCCTGGTTGAGGTGCATAACGCCTGAGGAGGGCAACTACGTCTTACGCGAGCTGCATGAAGGCATCTGCGGCAACCACGTCGGCCCGAGAGTATTAGCCAAAAAGGGAATGTTGGCTGGATACTATTGGCCAACCATCTTTAGGGATTCAGCTGAGCTGGTATCCAGGTGTAGGTCTTGCCAGCTGCACGCCCCCGTACATCACACCCCCACTCAGGAAATGATTCCTCTCAGCAGCCCGTGGCCATTCTTCCAATGGGGTATTGACCTGTTAGGACCGTTTCCCCGAGCCCTCGGGGGCTGTGAGCACTTGGTAATAGCCATTGAttacttcaccaagtgggtAGAGGCCGAACCCCTCAACACGATCAGCAGCAGATCGATCCAGAAGTTCCTTTGGAAGAGCATAGTCTGCCGATTTGGCATACCGAAGGTTCTTGTCTCGGACAATGGCAGACAGTTCGCTGACCAATCTCTTCAAGAGTGGTGCACGGAGCTCGGCATCCAGCAGCACTTCTCCTCAGTAGGGCATCCCCAGGCCAATGGGCAGGTCGAAAATGTCAACAGAACCATCCTGCATGGCCTAAGGACGAGGTTAGAGTCCGCCCGAACTAGTTGGCTAGAGGAGCTACCTACCATACTATGGGCTTACCGGACAACACCTCGAACAGCCACCCAGGAGACTCCATTCGTCTTGACGTATGGGGTCGAGGCGGTAATACCCGCAGAGGTCGGAATACCCTCAGGTAGGGTGCAACACTTTGTGGCTCAAGATAATGAGGAGGAGATGCGGCTTAACTTGGACCTGATCGAACACCGAAGGGAAGAGGCGGCTATACGGATGGCTAAGTACAAGGGCCAGGTCGCACGCTACTACAATGCTAGGGTAAGACACCTTTCTTTCAAGCCAGGAGACTTGGTGTTACGCAAGAACTCCGTCAGCCGAGCTGTGGGCACGGGAAAACTAGACCCAAATTGGGAAGGTCCCTACGTGGTGAAAGAAGACGGCCGGGCAGGTTATTCCAAGCTGGCTCGCCTGGATAGAAGCGAAGTCCCGCGTACCTGGCACAACTCAAACCTGAGACTTTTTCTTTAGTACCCTGCCCGAGCTGAGGTGACCAGCTGGACAGGTCTGCTCTTTGCTTATCTAGCTCACTTTACTAGTCCACTTTATTAGTTAGCTCGGCCTGGACGGGCGTCCCTCAATCTAGAAGTTTTTCCTTTAGTAGTTTGCCTGAAGCTGAGGTAGTCGGCTGGACAGACTTATTCTTCATTAGTTCAGTACTAAGAATCATAAATGTACTCGAAAACAtggaataaaagaaaatttttacaaGTGTTGGGTAAGAAAAGAGGCTGTTCATTCCATTTCAAAAGGACATACATAAGGGGGGCCATACAAAAGCGAGCTAGCCGAGCTCGGATCTAAGCCTAGCCTAATAGACCTGCCTAAGGCACTACCTCTCTAGTTCTCCCCTTGTTGTTCTTGCTCCGGCTCGGGGGAGGTCGCGGGCAGAGCAGGGTCGGCGACCAAGGCGGCCAGGTCGCGCCCGTTGGAATAGCCCGTGACAAGTCTGTCAATCTGATCGGCGGCCTGGGGATTATAGTCAGGCCATTTGCTCAGGTCAAAGCCCGGCAAGTTCAAGGACTGAACATCCACCATGGCTTTGGTGTAGCCAAGCTGCAAGACGGGGCCATTCAAGATGGCCAGATCATTCATGAAGACATCGGACTTTTTGAAGTCCTGAACGCCTAGCTGACGCCCTTCCGCTCTCGCCGTCTCAAACAGTTCGGCTGCTTTCTTCTGCTCAGCCTCGAGCTGGGTAGTTAGCTCGGcggtctttttcttttccagctCGCAGGCAGCCTGGGAGTCAGCGAGCTGCTTCTTCGTAGCCTCCAGCTCTGCCTCTGCCGCCTCAAGCTGACTGGACAGCCTGTTCCTGGCTGCATCAGCCTGGGAGAGGTTCTCTCCCATGTTTTCATATCGCTGAGCCAGCTCGGCACCGGCGACGTTGAGCTGCAGGTCCAACTATGAGAAGTCTACGGATTAAAAATACTAATAAAGTACCAAATGAAGAAGCTACCTGGGCTGCGCTCAGGTAGTAGTGCGACAGTAGCTCGGAGTTGGAGGCGAGCTGAATAAAGTGATGGTCGCGTGAGAGCACCGAACCTTTGACGAGCTCTCGAGCAGCCTCTGGAAACTGAGCTCGGTCATTCATCGACAGCCCCCACCTCGGGCAGAAATGGAGGGGGTGGGGGTGTGTGCTCAGCTCGGTGGGGGGCTTGAGAGGAATGATGTTCCTCGTCCGCCACATCGAGGGGGGCGACTCAGATGAGGCCTGCAGCTCGGCAGTGTTGACCCCATAGTGCTCCGTGGAAGCGCCAGTAGGAGATGGTTGGGGCGTAGGTGTAGCCGAGGTGGTCACCTCGGTCCTGGCTTTCTTGGCGGTGGTCTTCCTCCTCTTCTTTTTGGGTTCCTCCAAGGGGGTAGACTGAGCTGCGGGAATAGGCTCTGGTGGGGGAGGAGCCACGTCACCAGGAGCTGAGGAGGGTACCGAGGTAGCCGCGCGCGAGCTGCCTGTCCCTCCTATGTTCAGAAGCTGGGAGAACCTCTTCACTGAGAGCAAAGAAAGGGGTCAGTTCGTGcggcaaaggaaaagaaaggaaagcaaggaaaagaagatCAAAGGGATTACAGGCTGTAAGCTCCTCGGGTGTGAGAGGTCGGAGGTCAGGCGCAGGGTCGTTCACCTCTGCTCGAATCAGCCCCGCCGACCGGAGCTGGGCGTTGCTAAATTCCTTCACCGATAATCGAGCATCCGAGCTAACCAGGAGGTCCAGCTCGGCCGCAGGAAGAGGTGAAGGAATGGGGTCGGACACCTGGGTCTCCTCCCTCCAGGTCAAGGGAGGAAAGCCCGTGTTCTTCACATAGAAGAACTGAGCTTTCCAGCCCTTAATAGAAGAGGGGGTGTGCGTGAACAGTTCGCGGGTGGGGAGTTCTCCCCCGCTCCTGCGAGCAAAATAAAACCAGCCATGAACTGGCCCGCTCACCTTCATTTGGAAGAATGACCTGAAAAGGTCTAGGGAATAGGGAATTTCGAGGACTCGGCACATCATAAAGAAGCCGAAGATCGATCTGATGGCGTTTGGAACGAGCTGGGTTATTCGAATTCCCCAAAAGGTTAGAATTTGGTAAAGGAATTGGGGAATGGGAAGACGGAGACCAGCTATGAGCTGATCCCTGTAGATGGCCACAAACTCAGAAGGAGGTCGGCAAGCATACTCCCCTGGTCGGGCAGCCTTAGCCTCGAACTGGAGGGGGATATCATACCTCCCCACCAGCTCGTCCACACTTCCCTGGTCTAGGATAGGGGGGATAAGCTCGACTTCCCTGAAGTCGATATCCGGCCCCCTGGAAGGTCCCGCCCTAGTCCGAGCTGGAGTTACCTCTAGGGGAATCCCTAGGTCGGCAGCCCCAGCGTCAGGTCGGGCAGGCTGGTTGGGTTGGTCCATCTCTAAAGTGGGAGAGTGTATGGGGGAAGGTAGGTATTCCGACGAGCTGGAAGAAGAAGAGCTAGAGGAGGAGGAGATTATCTCTATAGGTGCAGGTCGGGCTACTCTACGCCTAGGTACCGAGCTAGTGATATCTGAGTGCGTGGACGAAGAAGacataaaagggaaaagaagactTACTAGTGGATGAGGAGCTGTTGTGTGCTTAGGGGGAAGCGCTACTCTGGTGTTCTCTAGGCAGGAGGCGAGCTGATGGGATTTgtgaaagaagagaaatgagAAGGGAGGTGTGAAAGTGACGTCTTGTAGGGCCTATTTATAAGCCCCCTGGGCGGGAAGCCGAAAGGTCCCGAGTTGGAAATTTGAATTTATTGCTAAAAGACGGTTTACCTGGAGAAACGCTTGAGCTGACAACCGCCATCATGGGGGACGTGACTCTTGAAGTGACGGTTATGACAGCAAACGTGGCAGTTACTCGGACAAGGCGCGCTGTCGTGGGATTGTGGGCCCTACTGCAGGCTGACCTGACGCTTCGAAATTTGGTCCAGACTCACATGACCTATCAGTGACTCTAGACTCAAGGGGGGCTAGTGTAGTGGGGATAATCCACGCATGACACGTGTTAGCCCGGCACATTGCACGCATCAGGTCGGCGCAGGGGATATCAAATCCTGCACGGGCCAGCTCGGCATAAGGGGGCCAGCTCGGCCGTGTCAAGGGCCTCCTATGATGGGCTTGATGGGCCGCCGCCTCCGAACATGTAGGGGCCGCCGCATAAAATCCTAGGAAGACTCCGAACCCTAAGGGGACTTTGACTCCCATAAGGAAACTACAACTCATCCGGTCCTATATATACTACGCTACCAAGACTACACAAGGTACACTCACAAGTATTCTCTACTATTACTACATCCTTCTACGGccaaactaacttgaccgtcggagttaTCCCAGGGACATCAGTCCCACCTCCGTTCTTTCTTCTCAGGTCACCTAGCACGATCCCAGCTCGGCTTTTCCAATCAGGTCGGCCGCATCAGCTCGGACACGGTTTTTGGCAGTCGCATCACTAACCAAATGAACAGCTAGATGTACCATCACATTAAAAAAggatggtggaaaaatcctttcCAATTGACAAAGTATGATACCAATCTCTTTTTCCAAATGATCTAAATCTGTTGGATCCAAAACTTTGGAGCACAACTTGCGAAAATACCTACTCAATTTGATCAAAGGAGAGCGAACTGCTTTTGATAAAGTTCTTCACAAAGCTATTGGGAGAAGCTGTTGCATCAAAATATGGTAATCATGACTTTTTAATCCAGAAATTTTTGGTGGCTTTACTTTAACACATCTAGAAATATTTGCTGCGTAGCCATCTGGAACTTTTATCCCTTTCAAAACTTTGCAAAACatctccttttccttctttttcaatTGTAAAGCAAGCTGGAGGCAGAACACTCCTACCATTTCCCTTCTCAATGGGATGCAATTATGATCTTATACCCATATCACGAAGGTCAAGACGTGATTTTTTATTATCTTTGGTTTTTTCCAGATTCAATAATGTAGCCATAATGATCTCACAAATGTTCTTCTCAATGTGCATAACGTCAAGATTATGGCGTATCATATTGTCTTTCCAGTAGGGCAAATCAAAGAAAATACttaattttttccaattaaatgGCAATTCTGGATTGTCACTAACTTTCTTCCCAAGTTTAATACTATAACCAGCTAACTCATCTAAAATTGTAGACCCCATTAACCTTCCTGGTGGTTTTCCATACTCTACAGCTCCATTGAAAGATTTAGCAACTTTGCGAAATGGATGATTCATTTCCAAGTACCTCCGATGCCCCATATAGCAATATTTTCCCCAATTTTGCAGATGCTGTGAACATGTGTATTTATGACATACAGGACATGCAAGTTTTCCTTTAGTGCTCCATCCAGAGAGGATTGCATAACCTGGAAAGTCACTAATGGTCCATAAAAGTGCTGCACGAAGTtgaaagttttcttttcttgatgcaTCATATGTATTCACTCCAACATCCCACAATTCCTTTAATTCTGCTATGAGAGGTTTTAAATATATATCAATATTATTTCCTGGTGCAAATGGACTGGGTATCAACAATGACAATATAAAGTTCGGTTGTTTCATACACATCCATGGCGGCAAATTATATGGCATCAATATTACCGGCCAAGTGCTATGAGTTGAACTCATATTTTTGAATGGATTAAATCCATCTGATGCTAGGCCCAACCTCACATTACGAGAATCTTGAGAAAATTCTGGATGATGAAAGTCAAATGTTTGCCAAGATGGAGAATCAGCAGGGTGCCTCATGTTACCATCCTTAGTACGACCCTCTGTATGCCATCTCATATGGCCTGCAATTTTGGAGGACATAAACAGGCTTTGTAACCTATGTTTTAGGGGAAAATGCCACAAAACCCTATGCGGTATTTTCGGTCCCTCACCAGTCGAATCATTTTCAGATTTAACCCATCTGGGTTCTTTACATGTTTCACAATGCTTTCTTCTTGCATCTACCCCCCAATACAAAGTGCagtctgtgacgccccgaaaaaaaaattgagtttgagaacccggaaattttctaattttctagggtttattttttttaacgcccgccttttctacattttcttgattagaaaaaatttccgcaaataaagtttatgagcaaaaatagttttaaaatgatttttctagtatcggttagtttttgagaaattaaaagcgtattttggacgtgggacccgcaagtgcggtaaatgcattatatttttgacaacttgttggaattttgtattaagtgatattattttacaatgtgttaagatatttgtattggagagacaaaaagataagattaaaaccctaaaggaccatttgtcacaaaaccattggaccttgactttgacttggacttgtcttaacctttactaaaccaaattttgacccaatttctttccattttattgtcttggccgactctctctctctccaagaaaagaaaagaaagctctcaacttgtttcttcaatttcttgctcaaatctagcaaatcaaccgtttaaacttccaatttctccataaaaacccttagtttagtggttgtgaggttggttgtgaagtggtttggaagaaaatggtgctaagttgcttcctttcttgaggtttcaaggtGAGTGACTTAtgaattccttctttggtcttgctaatgtcaaattaatggtttgtattggttaaagatgtgattttatggaggattagcacttgaatgcatgaaattccagattagggttttgaatttccccaattctgcctggcactgttcatcatagttagaggccgaattggccttagcaccaaacatgaaagttgtatagaatgatgttttatagttgcctgcaaaatttcaactcaatccgagTTCGGTAGCCTGTGAAaggaccaaaatacccctgctgccctgtttctgtccgaacctggaAATCAGCTTTgctaattggttagtttgactgggaatactactgatttggttgttgatgtcttcttactaattctagccttgtatcttagcttttaaatggctttggaattacttgatttggagttgtgtgtgctgagttatgactgaatgaatcagaactgccacagtgagcttcgaactagaaaatctggggttgttttggtaaatatgacctagttagggtgagaactggactgagtggtcttcatgaaagttgtatggaatgataatttagaggtgcctgcaaaatttcaggtcatttggagtggtgtagagtgagatatgtcgattttactgttgctgttctgggttgatcagaatgcgaaaactgcacttgtaattggccattttgactggaatttctttggatttggatgttggtgtcttcttatgaaatgtagcttgaggtcttagctaccgcatgcctttggaatcaatgcatttggacctgtatagactgagttgga
This window encodes:
- the LOC113758246 gene encoding uncharacterized protein LOC113758246; protein product: MDKTWMQKNRRSKEYWDGLQKILDYAFQNSSINGMILCPCKECKCGVCITRENAELHLKVYGFVKGYTHWAAHGEFVYSSAPKPTSHDISHGVRDELDDMHGLVHDALGIPEQDHTRIDGTEYKSQLPNVEAEKFYNLIDNSNKELYSGCKRFSKLSFMIRLLHLKCLGKLSNKIFDMLLDLLKETFPDAMDGLPKSYYEAEKLMKELGLGYDKYDACPNDCHMRWHTEGRTKDGNMRHPADSPSWQTFDFHHPEFSQDSRNVRLGLASDGFNPFKNMSSTHSTWPVILMPYNLPPWMCMKQPNFILSLLIPSPFAPGNNIDIYLKPLIAELKELWDVGVNTYDASRKENFQLRAALLWTISDFPGYAILSGWSTKGKLACPVCHKYTCSQHLQNWGKYCYMGHRRYLEMNHPFRKVAKSFNGAVEYGKPPGRLMGSTILDELAGYSIKLGKKVSDNPELPFNWKKLSIFFDLPYWKDNMIRHNLDVMHIEKNICEIIMATLLNLEKTKDNKKSRLDLRDMGIRS